CGGGCGCGTTCATTTCCGCCTTGTCCGTTTCGCTGTCGATGGCAGGTTCTGCCTCAATGGGTTCTTCCTGATTCAGCAAAATGTCTTTTTCATTGATGTCAGCCATATATATTCTCCCCGACTGCTTTCGATTCAAATGCGTTGTGATTGCGTTATGCTGTAGCAGTCTCCATCAGTAACGATGACGTGATCCAGAAAGCGCAGCCCCATGCGGGGCGCAAGTCTTTGCAGTTCTTCTGTCAGCAGGCGGTCTTCCTGCGAAGGCCCCGGATTGCCGCCGGGGTGGTTGTGCACCAAGATTATGCCGCTTGCCTTGCGAAGCAGGGCCGCTTCAAGAACGTCCCTTGGGTAGATTGAAATTTCTGCAATGCCGCCCCTGCGCAGGCGCTCCCAGGCCATGAGACGGTTGCGCCTGTCTACCAGCGCCAGCCAGCATTCTTCGTGGGGGCTTGTGCCAAGCCGGGCCTGCGCCATGCGGGCTACGGCCTCGGGTGTTGCCAGAACTTCTTTTTGCCGCAGCTCTGCCGCTGCGTAGCGCGCCCGCGTTTCGCCCAAAACCCGCCATAAGGCCAGCAATCCCGGCCCAAAACCGGGCACCTGCAAGAGTTCTTCTGGCCTTGCGTCCAGCGCCCCGCGAATGCTGCCAAACTTCTGTATCAGTTCCTTGGCGAGGGGCTTTGTGTCCTTGCGGGTCAACCCGTAGCCTAGCAGCAGCTCCAGCACTTCATAATCCGCCACTGCTGTGGGTTCCAGTTCCAGTCTTTGCCGCAGCCGCTCACGATGCCCGAGGCTTGTGGGCGGGGTGGATGTTGGCTTTGCTGTCATAAAATAAGCAGTCTTGGAGGTTGCGCAAGGGGGCGGGCGGATAAAGGCGCATGCATCCCGCAAATCCTTTGCCGTTTTTTACGTGAGCGAAAATGATAAATGCGGATCGCAGCGGAATCTGGGTCGCAATAACCGCATTTGCACCGCGCAAGGCTGGCGCGGCGATGTTCTGCCCGGCGGTTTGCGTCAGGCGCGGGTACGGCCTGCGGCAAACAGGTCTGTCATGCGGGCCGCGAGATAGTCCAGGCTCTGGCTTGGCGATCTGCGTCCGCTCTTTACCTGCAACTCCGCATCCATAACAGTGGACATGCACTCCGCAAGCACCGAGGGGCCGAGCCGGGTTGCCAGCTGTTTTTTGAAGGCGGCCTCGTTGGGATGAACGCGCACCTTTTCCCCTGCCCACAGTTGCCAGAGCAGGCGCAACTCGCGCGCCAGCAGGGCCAGCAAAGAAAACAGCAGGCTGTCGACGTCCTGACTGCGCGAAAGTTCTTTCCACACGGCGGTGAGGTTGCCCGCCTCCATGTGTCGGATACAGTCAAAGACGTTGCACTCTGGATTCCACGAAGCCGTGGCGGTCATGGCAAGAGTAATGGTGCCCTGGTCGGGAACCTGATCCGCCCCGTGAGACTCTGCCTGTGATTTTTCCCGGGCAGTATCCTGCGCGGTATTGCGCAGCAGTTGCAGCTTGATCAGTTCATTTTCAATGGCCAGGGCATCGGGAGGCACAGAGGCGCAGAACTGCTCCAGGGCGTCCTGCTCAAAGCGCAGCCCCATCTCGTGCGAGCGTTGCAGCACGTGCTTTTTAACCGCCCGTTCGTTCAGGCCGTCCTGCCGCCATATC
The sequence above is a segment of the Desulfovibrio sp. genome. Coding sequences within it:
- the radC gene encoding DNA repair protein RadC; the encoded protein is MTAKPTSTPPTSLGHRERLRQRLELEPTAVADYEVLELLLGYGLTRKDTKPLAKELIQKFGSIRGALDARPEELLQVPGFGPGLLALWRVLGETRARYAAAELRQKEVLATPEAVARMAQARLGTSPHEECWLALVDRRNRLMAWERLRRGGIAEISIYPRDVLEAALLRKASGIILVHNHPGGNPGPSQEDRLLTEELQRLAPRMGLRFLDHVIVTDGDCYSITQSQRI
- a CDS encoding DNA polymerase III subunit delta — translated: MSAAHPGFSFLVCPDGQLLRARMEQLLSSFPPASGQWERHVYWGDEEPSPRFWEQLTLQGLFGAPRVLVVRQANLWPAAVWKKVSHALARPSEQCWPFFCMEVAWDKGQPKIPAHIAKLRCMAFADQQGWIWRQDGLNERAVKKHVLQRSHEMGLRFEQDALEQFCASVPPDALAIENELIKLQLLRNTAQDTAREKSQAESHGADQVPDQGTITLAMTATASWNPECNVFDCIRHMEAGNLTAVWKELSRSQDVDSLLFSLLALLARELRLLWQLWAGEKVRVHPNEAAFKKQLATRLGPSVLAECMSTVMDAELQVKSGRRSPSQSLDYLAARMTDLFAAGRTRA